The genomic stretch TGATTGAACGTGGCCTCAAGCTCAGGTGAACAGTCCAGCGATACCCGTTGACCGCGCGCCTCGGCGGATGTTGATGTTGCTTCAATCGCGTCTTGCAGCACAGGAGATATCGGCTGACGCTCGGCCGCCAATTTGTTTTCTTCTGCCGCCTGTTCAATTCTTGCCAGACTGAGCAAGTCTTCGATAATTGACTGCAGATAATCGGCCTGCCGTCCCATCATGTCGAGAAATCGCTCTGCGTCACGCGGATTGGCAAGCGCGCCCTCACGCAAGGTCTCTATCGAACCCTTGATTGCCGTGACAGGAGTCTTTAGTTCGTGACTGGCGTTCGCAACAAATTCCCGGCGCGTCGCTTCAAGCCTGCGCATCTTTGTCACATCGTTGATGACTACGACAACACCTGCGACTTCGCCGGACTCGAGTATTGGAGTTCCGCGAAGTTGCAGAATGCGCTCTTGATTCTCATAGCGGATGATTTCCCGCTCCACTGCCTGCCCCGCCTTGAGGGTAAATCGCACGAAGTTGTGTATATCCGTGTTTCGCACAGCCTCTTCGAGAATTCGGCCTTTCGCTCTCTCTCGTTCGACTTCAAAAAGTCTTGCGGCCGCATTGTTCATCATGATGATTTTGCCGTCACGGTCGACGGCAAGTACGCCCTCCACCATGGCCGCAAGCACTGCTTCCTGTTCTTCCCGTTGCCGTTCCACAGTCCGTATCCGGTCATCCAATTGATGGGACATGTGATTCAATGCCCTGCTCAGGGAAGCAAGCTCGGTTGTGTCCGGCTCTTCAAGCCGTTCGTCGAGCTTGCCCTCCGCAAAACGGACTGCGCCTTGCCGTAATGTTTCTATCGGAACCACGACTCGGCGTACGACTAAGAATATCAGAATCACTCCAAATCCAATAAGAAAAGCGGAAACTCCAATCAACCCTCCCGTCCGCTTCAAGAGCTCCCACCGTGACTCTTCAACCCGCTCGCCACCGCGCAACACACCGATGACCGTTCCATCCATGAGAATCGGTTCGGCGACAAAGCTATACATGTAATCGAATTCATTGCTTTCCCGAACCGACGTTCCTGTTCGTCCCAGCAACGCGACAAGCACTTCCGGTCTGTTGCGTAGATTGGGCACGGCTTCCGGGATGGTATCACTTTCTGCAATGACATTCCCGGCACGATCGATCAGCGTTAAACGAAAAGAGCCTGCTTCCGCGTGTTCACGGAGCAGGCTGCTCAGGTCTTCGTGGGTCGCTGATT from bacterium encodes the following:
- a CDS encoding PAS domain-containing protein, giving the protein MARQKPLYRRLFIPYVGVALATLVLLLFFIGSAFRQAELQQLETSIRQRVSLTLPHIAAEMESATHEDLSSLLREHAEAGSFRLTLIDRAGNVIAESDTIPEAVPNLRNRPEVLVALLGRTGTSVRESNEFDYMYSFVAEPILMDGTVIGVLRGGERVEESRWELLKRTGGLIGVSAFLIGFGVILIFLVVRRVVVPIETLRQGAVRFAEGKLDERLEEPDTTELASLSRALNHMSHQLDDRIRTVERQREEQEAVLAAMVEGVLAVDRDGKIIMMNNAAARLFEVERERAKGRILEEAVRNTDIHNFVRFTLKAGQAVEREIIRYENQERILQLRGTPILESGEVAGVVVVINDVTKMRRLEATRREFVANASHELKTPVTAIKGSIETLREGALANPRDAERFLDMMGRQADYLQSIIEDLLSLARIEQAAEENKLAAERQPISPVLQDAIEATSTSAEARGQRVSLDCSPELEATFNHFLIRQAVINLIDNACKYSPEGTGIDVRAEIAEKQLVISVCDQGPGIAEKHLTRIFERFYRVEASRNRKYGGTGLGLAIVKHAALAHGGTAEVETQLGKGSTFIIRIPIERQ